Genomic DNA from Melospiza georgiana isolate bMelGeo1 chromosome 3, bMelGeo1.pri, whole genome shotgun sequence:
agatttattattttttgtaaaGCTATGACATTCTGCTTACCTTAATGACAAATTTGTTGGATGCCATGATAGGTCAGTGGAAGCTGGTCCTATAAAGAAACCAATTAAAAATGATCTCTACAGAAATTGAGAATGAATTTCACATCTGTGGCCCATTCCTTCATGACTACTGTTCTTCAAACCCTACACTCTGATTTtgaaaaaacaaggaaaattctTGTTTAAAGGACAATTACTTAGCTACCTGTGTTGGTTTCTTTAATTGAACCTCACAGGAAATACAAACTTAGAACTCTTTAATGTAAGAAAATATAGCTTTTGGCTCACCTGGTATCCATCCATACACATtatgtatatttaaaattttatattacaCACATAAAGCAGCATAACCCAACTCCTATGGTGGTTGCACAAAAGTAAAGTGAACTTTGGACTTCCTCCTCCCTTGCTTATCCCAAACAGGACCTAAATCACTCAATTTGGGATCCTAagtgaaaacattaaaaattgaGGAATGTGTACACATTTCTCATTGCATACTTCAAATCATTAAGTACTGTGAGAGAGCTGTCAAATTTCAGGACCCAAGTCAGGTTGGGAATACATGTTTCTGTCAGGCACTACACTTACATGTTTCAAAATGCAACTGTTATCACTGTTTGACTTCAAAAAAGTGCAAAACAAGATAAACCCCCACTTTAAAACTACATGGTGTAGCACAGGTGATTTTAATCTTAAACAGTCCTGCACACAGAAGCTGGAACACCATCATGCCTTGTGCCATGCTGCTGTCATTCTCCCTTGCACCAAACAGCCCTGGAAACGTCTCCATTTTATCAGATTAAATCCGGACAACTTTACTGATGGCAATTTTGAGAAACACAGTGGAAGGAACAGAGCTCTGGGCCACTTGAAACATCCTAGTTCAGTTCAGTCATGTAGTAAATTCAGCTGAACTTACCCTGGCATCATTCATTTCTTTCTGGTAGCAATTTACTTTCCAGAATAATACTGTTGCAACATGTCTGCTACTACTCATGTGAGAactgctggcaggcagcaaTCCCCTCCAAATACAATTTacaaaataatagaagaaaaacataaaaaggaaaaggacgCACAAGAAAAGTTAGCTTTGGTTCAGTTTGCTCTTCCTGGGAGTAAGCTGACTTTGGGAGTTTGCCAACTACCCCATTCTTTGCACTGACCACACAGATAAGACAAAGGAAATAGAGCAGACAGACAAAATGTAAGCAAATCCGCAgaacacaaaaaggaaaatattttatgtgtgaACCATCAGGGAAATCACTGAAGTGACACAGGTGAAAAAATACTCAATACAAAGGCATCAGAAGATGAGGAAAACCACTCATCAATtgttcaagaaaaaaacaacaactagTCCCAAAACAACTAACTCCAAAATACTTTACcatttcctgtgtttaaaaaaaacaccaaaaacacaGATCTGTTAGAACTGCTACTGTTAGACAGCAAGATTCTGTCTCATGGAATGCTTTTTGTGTTGCAAACCTCTAAAGTAAGCGTCACATGAGGACATATGAAGTTAAGCAAATATGGCAGAAAAGCTTCTCACAAGactatacatacatatatatatgtgtgtgtacgAAAAACAAGTCCTGATGTGGGATGTGTAGTACTCCAAGGCCTAAAATGTTGATACAACCTGTGCATGAAGACATGATTTAGAATGAAACACATAGGTTGCCTGTAGCTAGAGTGagacacatttaaaaataatgtggCAGAATATCTTTCTTTCCTAAATTTGAGTCAAATGGAGCAGTGGGGTCTCCGGAGAAGCCAGAAAACACAGTGACCCAGAGAGCAAGCTCAGGTGTTCTCTGCCAGCTGATGATCAGCATCTTACCTTAGCAAAGCAGCTTCCTGTGGTGAGCAAATGCAGAGCTCGGAGGGAGGAGGAACTGAAAACTCCTGGCACACACTTGGAGATACAGCAGCAAGCTTCACACACGGCCCATGCCCGGGTGAGGAGAGAGGGCACCTGAGGACGGCAGAAACAAACAAGTGCTCACTAAGGAACTCTGTAGGGTAAGTTGATATTAACTATTTTTGTAGTATGAAATGAACTATCACAAcataaaaaaaacctttcccGTCCAGCAATAGTCAGTTTCCAGGAGTGGATCCTAAGCTTGGGGTGAGCAGTGCAATGCTCAGCTATTCACACATCCCCTAAAGCATCCCCAGTGCTGAAAAGACACACCACAATCTTCCCATTTGCCATGCAGGATTTCTATGCCCACTGCTGCCAATTACTCCACTTAGCCCTTGAAAAATACTCTTCCAGCCAGTCAGAGCCTTTTCTCCTCATTGTTGTTCACACTCCTTCATTCACAAACTGCCCATTCACCTTTAAGGCTCAATAAGTCAATTTCCAAAACATGACCCAGTCACCACAGAACTACCTAGAACTAGAGGGAGGAGAGGTTCTGCGGAGCACCAGAGAGCCATAAACAGGCACTATTATCTTTTTTAACTTTTGTGGAACAGCTGAATGCAAttaacactgaaaaattactatagaattaaaaaattatactCCTTTCTGCGTGAAGATCAGACATTAAATACTTGTCTTTTGGCTACAGTCAAAAACTCTGCAACTATAAACGAAATTGAAAACAAACCCATTCAATAACAAATGAATATAAAACGAGATATCCTTGACTGACTGCATGAGTAAAGAGAAGAGTGAACACAGAAGTATAAGTGTATTCACAGGAGTATTTCTTGTACTTACAGGAGTGAATACAGAAAAGTGACTACAGGAAAGCAGAAGAGCTAAGGAAAAGCAGAGGTCAGGGAACAAACTTATTTGAACTTGTTTTGGCCGGGGCACTTCTCCCCGCCCACAGGAAGCCTCAGACGGCTGGGCGAAGGTGTAAGGCGGAGTGGCTACAGTAGCAGGTattcaaggaagaaaaatcagagaTATATACACGTATTTTtctgcctggccaggctgggcgGGGGTGAGGAACAGGACAGAGCGGCTGAGGCGACGCCGGAGGCGGTGGTTGAGGCAGGCTCGGTGGGAGCCGGCCGGCCGGCCGGCACCACCACCAAAGTGCCCGAGCCTCCCCTCAGAGGTTTAACCGAGGAGAGGCACAAAGCCAGAGCCCAAGACACAACCCCGCCAGCCGGGCGGCATTAAGTAGCCGCGTCCGTACCCCTCCCCACGCCGTGCCCGCCTCCCGCCGCTCCTCTGCCCTACCCAAAATGGCCGCGCCCGTcaccgccgcccgccccgcgctgcCCGCACGCAAAATGGCCGCCGGCGGCTGAGGCGGGCCGCGCCGCCAGTGACGCTGCGCGCGGCTAATGGCGGGCGCGAGGGGCGGCGCGGCACGGCACGTCCGGGGCCGTGCTTCCCGCAGGGCTTCTCCTTCCTGCCGGGGCGCGTTTGAACGTGTGAGGGCCGGGCGAGTGCTCTCCTCCCTGGGAAGGCTCCTTGGTAGCACCTTCCTTACTCGCTCGCTCCCGGGGCGGGGAGACGCCTCAGGTGCGCCGTGCCCGCGGTCTGTGCCCTCAGCCGCCTGCGCCTCAAGGTGGCTGAGTCCGGGGAAGAAGGAGTGGGCTGTGGGGGCTCCGTAGCGCGATGAAGGGAGGGGTGCTTGTTGGGGCGGGTTACACCTGCCAGGGCCACGGAGCTGGGCCGGGTGTGGGAGCATTTCCTCTCCGAGTTCCAGCTTTGTAGCCGCTCAAACCAGTGAGGCGTTTTGGTATAAAACAGGAGTGTCCGTGAGAAATCCCACGGCAAGtagtttttttccagtttctcaTTACATAAGGATTAATTTATTGTTCTCTTTGTGATGGTGCCACTTCTGAATACTATAAGGTGGTCAGGCAAAGCTGCACAAAGGTAAAGTGGTGTCAGAAGCTTCACACCTTGCTTTGCCTGCAGTTTCAAAGGTCTGCATTGCCATAGGAGCCCAGCTACTCATTGAATTTTATTAACTATAGGGGGGAAGGTGGATTTTGAACCTGCTTTTGGGCTTCTGATGCTTACCATTTGGGCAGTAGTGCTTGTAATTAGATAAAGCTTTGTTGTGTTTCAGATTTAGCATGCCAAAGCTCGAAGCAAATGCAGCAATTAACATTTCAAAATGTCTGAATTGAGGTTATTTTTTTTGGTTCACAAAGTAAGGCTTTCTGTTTAGTATTTTAGTCATCTGCTGCACTGCAATTAAAGGTATTAATATTCAGCTTCATCTGTTCAGTATTGTTGCTATAGAGtaagaaaaaaggatttctagaatatgtttaaaataataaattatctTTACCTAGGTAGATGCCAGTTTGCAATGGGTCTtaaaaccttctggaaggacaACAAAGTTCTGATTGTTATGGGAGCTAGCCTGGGGCTAGTACACTGGGGCTGGTATTACTTGAAGTCCAGTCCTATTTTCCAAGTGAAGACAGAGGATTTTTCTCCAGACCGTGAGATTCTGGCATTCATGATGCAAACTGCTCgcaaaagtaaagaaaaatagcATTAGTACTTTGATTTTTGGGTAAGTTGCCTAATTAGTTGTATCTGTGTCTTTGAGGGAGAAGATGAATTAATTGGGAATTTTCAAACATACAGCCTTGGTGTTCTAACTTTAGTCTTTTGGAGTTTTATCCTCCTTTGCAACTGAGTTAATTTTTTGTACCTACATGGACCCAAAAAGTGCATCATAAGTCTCAAAAACTACTGCTAAATCCCACATGATGAGATCAATTAAGTGAGAGGATTATATGtcttaaagatattttaaaacaagCGCCAATAACTTCAGGACAGCAATCAAACTCGTGTGACTGGATCTGTAACAGTGTCCTTTTAGGCTTAAAACTGCCCAGAAATAATTGTGACTGTACATAGTAACATGTTTTGTGTTAGTAGGGATGGTGATTacagcagagaaacaaaatgaagtACAAGTGTAAATACTGTAAAGTTCACATAGAAACGTAAATAAGCACTGATTTCAGTTTTACTGTTGTAAGAACTGAAAAGCTTTCTTTGTGGGCCTCTTGAAGTAAGAAACCTTTGTTTGAGCCAGAGTTCTTGAAGTTGTTTGAACATCAAAAgctattgtttttgtttgaacATCAAAAGCGCTGCTGACCAGTTGAGTTCTTTAGTTCTTGAGTAAAATCAGGTGAAAATTGCTGTAGTTTTGGTACTTCAGTGAAGTTGTGTGTAGCCTACTTACAGACCTGCTGGTAAGGGTACAGACCAGTGATCAGAATTGAAGTTATTGATAAGCAGGTATAATTGATGCACTCTCTGTGTTTGTAGCAAAATCATATTAGTAGATTTCCTCAGTTAAAAAGCATTATAGAATGCATAGGCCAGTGGAGGTTCAAGAGgcccagtgctgtgtcctgcGCTGGGGTCACAGCCCCATGCTGAGTTACAGggaagagtggctggagaggttcctgggaatgctgtgacagcagctgaacgtGAGCCAGTGTGTGCTGACAGtgcctgtcccctgtgctcggcactgctgggggacactgaggtgctgaaTGAGCCCTGAGAAGGGCGGTGCTCctgtcagcagtgctgagggagctcTGGGTCTCCAGCCCAGGGAGAGGAAGGCTCAGGGTGGCCTTATTGTTTCCTACAACGCCTGGAAGGAGGCTGCAGGCAGGTGGAGGTCAGTCTCTGCTCCCGAGTGACAAGTGCTGGGACAAGAGGAAGTGGCGTCAGGTTGCACCAGGGGatgtttagattggatattgggaaaactGTCTTCACTGgaagggttgtcaagcactgacacaggctgcccagggaggtggctgtgtcaccattcctggaggtgtttaatGGATGCAtagatgtggcatttggggacgTGGTTCAGTGGtggcttggcactgctggggttACAGCAGGACTAGACTTcaaaggttttttccaacctaagtgattttttttatgcAGTATTTGTCCTTCTGTGACTTTTCCTGGTGAAAACTAAAATAGGTCAAGCTATACAATGTTTTCATAAGATTATTTGTTATAACTCTGACTTAATATTCCAACAATTATTCTAATatctttctggtttttattGTAGGTATAACTGAGCTTGAAGGTTTTCATCTGTGCCTGTTGCcagaaaagatgaagaaaacttCCTGGGGTAGAAAGAACTTTCTGCTTGTAGCAGGACTGTCACTTATAGGTGTTCATATAGGAAGCATGCTTGTAAACTTTGTTGCGAAAAAGTCTGCTCTATCTCATTCAGAAGCCAAAAGAGATCGTCCATAATGAAATAGCTTCCTGCTGTcactatttttctgttttgtaacATGATTTAAGCCTCGTTTTAAGAGAGCTGTGATGAGTAGTTTCAGGAATGTTATACTGTTTCGCACTGAAAATAATCCTTACCTGCAAAGAATTAAAATGTACCACTCCTAAAATTTAAAAGTGCAATGAATTATAGATCCAAGTAAAAATGCAATGTGTTTTTGGCTAGAATTAAAATCTTACCTTCAGAATGTCTCGCCTTGAAGCTA
This window encodes:
- the LOC131081864 gene encoding uncharacterized LOC128706665 homolog; its protein translation is MGLKTFWKDNKVLIVMGASLGLVHWGWYYLKSSPIFQVKTEDFSPDREILAFMMQTARKSKEK